Proteins from a genomic interval of Tenacibaculum sp. SZ-18:
- a CDS encoding RagB/SusD family nutrient uptake outer membrane protein — MKRTTYFIASVLFLGAVSCSEDFTNNPREDVQDLATFFLEEENVEQAVIGVYDLMQYNYSRDWHSAFLVKLLPGDDANAAGGNSNDQPQLQDIDDYANVATSNPSIESVWNLFYRTIAMSNLIIENLQESNLANKNKAIAEAKFFRAWCYFELTTMFGDIPLRLTVPKGAEDFGLTKSSRTEVYVAIESDLNDAIANLPEKSGIADPFRVSKGTAQAVMGKVLVFQEKYAEAIPFFESVINNPSHDLEPTSGDVWSVNNEFGIESLLEIGFISTTGRDWGNVAWGGRNESNLHIQLMGPRGDGIFGVGSVGLLNGWGFNLPTSKLANAFDSAGDTDRKGATLMTEAELIAAGGSVDASAATGGVIWDYEGAIRLKYATKSEDTSDDGVRELNYSTNFRLLRYAEVLLLAAEAYNMSGNDSQARIELNKIRNRAGLADIPSSTAGNDLFDAIVNEKFLELAHEGQRFWDLVRWGRASTELSGTGYSVKNNLYPIPQTEIDKNSELTAADQNPGY; from the coding sequence ATGAAAAGAACGACTTATTTCATAGCATCTGTTTTATTTCTAGGTGCTGTTTCATGTAGCGAAGATTTCACAAATAATCCTCGTGAAGATGTTCAAGATCTTGCAACTTTCTTTTTAGAAGAAGAGAATGTAGAACAAGCCGTAATTGGTGTTTACGATTTAATGCAATATAATTATAGTAGAGATTGGCATAGTGCTTTCTTGGTAAAATTGTTACCTGGTGATGATGCAAATGCAGCGGGAGGGAATTCAAATGACCAGCCACAATTGCAGGATATTGATGATTACGCAAATGTGGCAACTTCAAACCCTTCAATAGAAAGTGTTTGGAACTTGTTTTACCGAACAATTGCGATGTCTAACTTAATTATTGAAAACTTACAAGAAAGTAATTTGGCTAATAAAAATAAAGCTATTGCTGAAGCCAAATTCTTTAGAGCTTGGTGTTATTTTGAGTTAACTACAATGTTTGGTGATATTCCATTGCGTTTAACAGTACCAAAGGGAGCCGAAGATTTTGGATTGACTAAATCAAGCAGGACAGAGGTGTATGTAGCTATTGAAAGTGATTTAAATGATGCGATTGCAAATTTACCTGAAAAATCTGGAATCGCCGATCCTTTCAGAGTATCGAAAGGGACAGCTCAGGCTGTAATGGGAAAAGTGCTAGTTTTTCAGGAGAAATATGCTGAAGCTATTCCGTTTTTTGAATCAGTAATTAATAATCCATCTCACGATTTAGAACCAACTTCAGGTGATGTTTGGTCGGTTAATAATGAGTTTGGTATTGAGTCGTTATTAGAAATTGGATTTATTTCTACAACTGGAAGAGATTGGGGGAATGTTGCTTGGGGAGGAAGAAACGAAAGTAACTTACATATCCAGTTAATGGGGCCAAGAGGAGATGGTATTTTCGGTGTTGGTTCAGTTGGTCTGTTAAATGGTTGGGGATTCAATTTGCCAACCAGTAAGTTGGCTAATGCTTTTGATTCTGCGGGTGATACAGATCGAAAAGGAGCTACTTTAATGACAGAGGCTGAGTTAATTGCAGCTGGTGGTTCTGTTGATGCATCTGCCGCAACAGGAGGTGTTATTTGGGATTATGAAGGAGCGATTAGATTAAAATATGCAACAAAATCAGAAGATACTAGTGACGATGGTGTTAGAGAATTAAACTATAGTACAAACTTTCGATTATTAAGATATGCAGAGGTTCTTTTATTAGCTGCTGAGGCTTATAACATGTCAGGAAATGATTCTCAGGCGAGAATTGAGTTAAATAAGATTAGAAATAGAGCTGGATTAGCAGATATTCCATCTTCAACTGCTGGTAACGATTTATTTGATGCAATTGTAAATGAGAAGTTTTTAGAGTTAGCTCACGAAGGTCAACGTTTTTGGGATTTAGTTCGATGGGGAAGAGCCTCAACAGAATTATCAGGTACGGGTTATTCAGTTAAGAATAATTTGTATCCTATTCCACAAACAGAGATCGATAAAAATTCTGAGTTGACTGCTGCGGATCAGAATCCAGGATATTAA
- a CDS encoding VCBS repeat-containing protein, which produces MKKVTTLFLLVLIVINCAKVENLKRNRKKFVQLSSSKSQIHFSNTLTETDSLNYFKYTSIYMGGGVSVGDVNNDGLLDIFFTGNQVSNRLYVNKGDLTFEDISESAKIAGDSRWYTGSTMIDINNDGYLDIYCSVAGKDGNKKNQLFINNKNNTFTESAEKYGLADEGNSVQATFLDYDNDGDLDMYLANYPMAHPSTPNMIYKNRMQNVKDVESDKLFENQDGNFIDVTEKAGVKNYSFSLGISAADLNNDGWTDLYVSNDYSIPDFMYMNNQDGTFKEVIKEATSQTAFYGMGIDIADINNDGHLDIFQADMDSDDNRRQKANMSSMNPRLFYETVLYGFHYQYMHNCLQLNSGYNENGIPKFSNISRLTGTSSTDWSWAPLFADFDNDGYKDLYVTNGTRREVNNKDFFNKIDGEEFKEVSLLEKTKMIPSEKIDNFMFKNLGGIEFKKVNSDWGISHEGFSNGVAYADLDNDGDLEIIVNNIDEEATIFKNTSSEDKNFLKVQLKGNEKNTFGLGAKVFVYSKDSKQVQELTLTRGFQSSVAPELHFGLNKQKSIDSVKVQWNSQKSQIIKDVKSNQTLVFDYQEADENYATISLQEKMFTTNSNFNNKIKHTENLHDDFETQILLPHKMSTLGPAVEVADLNKDGLEDVFVGGAYGKSGELYFQTTTGFEKQNQNAFKQNQLSEDVGALFFDVDNDNDLDLYVVSGGYEFDEDSKRLKDQLYINNGSGEFEDASNSLPELYSSGSKAYNIDFNRDGKQDILVLGRQIPGKYPLPASSFLLKNTSDLNTIHFENVTNDSAQGLLGLGMATSAVVTDFNNDSWDDIIIVGEWMPIKVFKNNKGAFEDVSEELGLSRDTTGWWWSIQKEDFDNDGDMDYILGNNGLNYKYKASEDATFDIYAKDFDKNFTSDIVLSYYNKGKQYPVRGKQCSSEQISGIKRKFKSYDAFSKATLIDVYGKKNLEDALHYQVKSFASIYLENKGSQFVRYELPIEAQFSSIQQIIVEDINNDGNMDAIIAGNLYNSEVETPRNDGSYGLVLNGNGKGEFKTLSIEETGFFASGDVKDLKKISIGNTPHIISVKNNDYLEFIKFNKKQ; this is translated from the coding sequence ATGAAAAAAGTAACTACGCTTTTTTTACTTGTATTAATTGTTATTAATTGTGCTAAAGTTGAAAATCTAAAAAGGAACAGAAAAAAGTTTGTTCAGCTTTCCTCAAGTAAGTCACAAATTCATTTCAGTAATACACTAACAGAAACTGATTCTTTAAATTATTTCAAGTATACTTCAATTTACATGGGAGGAGGAGTGTCTGTTGGTGATGTAAATAACGATGGATTATTAGATATTTTCTTTACAGGAAATCAGGTTTCAAATAGATTATATGTTAATAAAGGGGATTTAACTTTTGAAGATATTTCTGAGTCAGCTAAAATTGCAGGTGATTCAAGATGGTACACAGGTTCGACAATGATAGATATTAATAACGATGGTTATCTAGATATTTATTGCTCTGTTGCGGGAAAAGATGGGAATAAGAAGAATCAACTTTTTATAAATAATAAGAATAATACATTCACAGAGTCTGCAGAAAAATATGGTCTAGCAGATGAAGGAAATTCTGTTCAAGCTACGTTTCTAGATTATGATAATGATGGTGATTTAGATATGTATTTAGCTAATTATCCAATGGCACATCCTTCAACTCCAAATATGATTTATAAAAATCGAATGCAAAATGTTAAAGATGTTGAGTCGGATAAGCTATTCGAAAATCAAGATGGAAATTTTATTGATGTTACAGAGAAGGCTGGAGTGAAAAATTATAGTTTTTCATTGGGTATTTCTGCAGCCGATTTAAATAATGATGGCTGGACAGATTTATACGTTTCAAACGATTACAGTATACCAGATTTCATGTATATGAATAATCAAGATGGTACTTTCAAAGAAGTAATTAAGGAAGCAACTAGTCAAACTGCTTTTTACGGAATGGGAATTGATATTGCGGACATCAATAATGATGGGCACTTAGATATTTTTCAAGCTGATATGGATTCAGATGATAATAGAAGGCAAAAGGCTAATATGTCGAGCATGAATCCAAGATTGTTTTATGAAACTGTTTTGTACGGTTTTCATTATCAATACATGCACAATTGCTTGCAATTGAATTCTGGTTATAACGAAAACGGAATTCCGAAATTCTCTAATATTTCACGATTAACGGGAACATCTTCTACAGATTGGAGTTGGGCTCCATTATTTGCAGATTTTGATAATGATGGATACAAAGATTTATATGTAACTAACGGAACAAGAAGAGAGGTGAACAATAAAGATTTTTTTAATAAAATCGATGGTGAAGAATTTAAAGAGGTGTCTCTTCTAGAAAAAACAAAAATGATCCCTAGTGAGAAAATAGACAATTTCATGTTTAAAAACTTAGGAGGAATTGAATTTAAAAAAGTAAATAGCGATTGGGGAATTTCTCATGAAGGATTTTCGAACGGAGTAGCTTACGCAGATTTAGATAATGATGGTGATTTAGAAATTATTGTAAATAATATTGATGAGGAGGCAACCATATTTAAAAATACTTCTTCTGAAGATAAAAACTTCTTGAAAGTACAATTGAAAGGTAATGAGAAAAATACTTTCGGATTAGGAGCAAAAGTGTTCGTTTATTCAAAGGATTCAAAGCAAGTTCAGGAGTTAACACTAACTAGAGGTTTTCAATCTTCTGTAGCTCCAGAATTACATTTTGGTTTGAATAAACAGAAGAGTATTGATAGTGTTAAAGTCCAATGGAATTCTCAGAAATCTCAAATCATAAAAGATGTAAAATCAAATCAAACTCTAGTTTTTGATTATCAAGAGGCTGATGAAAATTATGCTACAATAAGTTTACAAGAAAAGATGTTTACAACGAATTCTAATTTCAATAATAAGATTAAACATACCGAGAATTTACATGACGATTTTGAAACGCAGATTTTACTTCCTCACAAAATGTCAACATTAGGACCAGCAGTAGAGGTTGCGGATCTTAATAAAGACGGATTAGAGGATGTTTTTGTTGGCGGTGCTTATGGAAAATCAGGTGAATTGTATTTCCAAACTACAACTGGTTTCGAGAAACAAAATCAAAATGCATTTAAGCAAAATCAATTATCGGAAGATGTTGGTGCATTATTTTTTGATGTAGATAATGATAATGATTTGGATTTATATGTTGTCAGTGGAGGTTATGAGTTTGACGAAGACTCAAAAAGATTGAAAGATCAGCTCTACATCAATAATGGATCAGGTGAGTTTGAAGATGCTTCCAATTCATTACCAGAATTGTATTCAAGTGGATCCAAGGCTTATAATATAGATTTCAATAGAGATGGGAAACAAGATATTTTAGTTCTTGGTAGACAAATTCCAGGTAAATATCCGTTGCCAGCTTCGTCGTTTTTATTAAAGAATACTTCTGATTTAAACACTATACATTTTGAAAATGTAACGAACGATTCTGCTCAAGGTTTACTTGGTTTAGGGATGGCTACAAGTGCTGTGGTGACCGATTTTAATAACGATTCTTGGGATGATATTATAATTGTTGGAGAATGGATGCCAATAAAAGTATTTAAGAATAATAAAGGAGCTTTTGAGGATGTATCGGAAGAATTAGGATTATCAAGAGATACTACAGGATGGTGGTGGAGTATTCAGAAAGAAGATTTCGATAATGATGGAGACATGGATTATATTCTAGGTAATAATGGTCTTAATTATAAATATAAAGCTTCGGAAGATGCAACTTTTGATATTTATGCTAAAGATTTCGATAAAAATTTCACTTCAGATATTGTGTTGAGTTACTATAACAAAGGAAAGCAATATCCAGTAAGAGGAAAACAGTGTTCATCAGAACAGATTTCTGGAATAAAAAGAAAGTTCAAAAGTTATGATGCTTTTTCAAAAGCAACGCTAATAGATGTTTACGGTAAAAAGAATTTGGAAGATGCACTGCATTATCAAGTCAAATCTTTCGCTAGTATTTATCTAGAAAATAAAGGAAGTCAATTTGTGCGATATGAGCTTCCAATAGAAGCGCAGTTTTCGAGTATTCAGCAGATAATTGTAGAAGATATTAATAACGACGGGAATATGGACGCAATTATTGCGGGGAATCTCTATAATTCAGAAGTTGAAACTCCACGAAACGATGGTAGTTACGGACTAGTTTTAAATGGAAATGGAAAAGGTGAATTCAAAACCTTGTCAATTGAAGAAACAGGATTCTTTGCTTCGGGTGATGTAAAAGATTTAAAGAAAATATCAATAGGAAATACTCCTCATATCATTTCAGTAAAGAATAATGATTATTTGGAGTTTATAAAATTCAATAAGAAACAATGA